One Panicum virgatum strain AP13 chromosome 3N, P.virgatum_v5, whole genome shotgun sequence DNA segment encodes these proteins:
- the LOC120666025 gene encoding ultraviolet-B receptor UVR8-like, translated as MDATTSRGASSSLPLHLIVDDTLALVTPLQQSFQRSQRLCFGDSAPGEFPLAANPSIVLHVLTSCNLDPEDLAHLEATCTFFRKPANFPPDFDLSMSELAALDLCQKRAIFKPMTAHESELFKQRCGGSWKLVLRFIMAGEACCRREKSQAIAGPGHSIAVTASGAVYTFGSNNSGQLGHGNLEEEWRPRVVRSLQGIRIIQAAAGAGRTMLVSDAGRVYAFGKDSFGEVEYGGQGSRVVTTPQVVESLKDIYVVQAAIGNFFTAVLSREGRVYTFSWGNDTRLGHQTEPNDVQPHLLTGALENIPVVQIAAGYCYLLALACQPTGMSVYSVGCGLGGKLGHGSRTDEKYPKLIEEFRNLNIQPVVVAAGAWHAAVVGKDGRVCTWGWGRYGCLGHGNEECESVPKVVEALSGVKAVHVATGDYTTFVVSDEGDVYSFGCGESSSLGHNTITEGNNRHTNVLSPELVTSLKRVNERMVQISLTNSIYWNAHTFALTDSGKLYAFGAGDKGQLGTELVAQQSERGTPERVEIDLN; from the exons ATGGATGCCACAACCAGCCGCGGAGCTTCCTCATCTCTCCCCCTCCACCTCATCGTGGATGACACTCTTGCTCTTGTTACTCCATTGCAGCAATCATTTCAGCGGTCGCAGCGCCTTTGCTTTGGTGACTCTGCTCCAGGGGAGTTCCCATTGGCTGCAAACCCGTCAATTGTCCTCCATGTCCTCACATCGTGCAATCTGGACCCTGAGGACCTCGCCCACCTGGAG GCAACATGCACATTCTTCAGGAAACCTGCCAATTTCCCTCCCGATTTCGATTTGTCAATGTCGGAGCTCGCAGCGTTGGATTTGTGTCAGAAAAGGGCTATCTTTAAGCCTATGACTGCACATGAAAGTGAACTTTTTAAGCAACGCTGTGGTGGGAGTTGGAAGCTAGTTCTTAGATTTATAATGGCAGGTGAAGCATGTTGCCGGAGAGAAAAGTCACAGGCAATTGCTGGGCCTGGTCACAGCATTGCTGTGACAGCAAGTGGTGCTGTGTATACTTTTGGGTCCAATAACTCTGGTCAGCTTGGCCATGGAAATTTAGAAGAGGAGTGGAGACCTCGTGTTGTCAG ATCATTGCAGGGGATTAGAATTATTCAAGCAGCAGCTGGAGCAGGACGGACAATGCTTGTCAGTGATGCTGGTAGGGTGTATGCATTCGGGAAGGACTCCTTTGGAGAAGTTGAATATGGCGGTCAAGGCTCCAGGGTTGTGACTACACCACAGGTGGTAGAATCACTGAAGGACATATACGTTGTCCAGGCAGCTATTGGGAACTTCTTTACTGCTGTGTTGTCCCGGGAGGGGCGTGTATATACGTTTTCATGGGGGAATGACACGAGACTTGGTCATCAGACAGAGCCAAATGATGTGCAACCACATCTTCTCACAGGGGCTCTTGAGAACATTCCAGTTGTGCAGATTGCTGCAGGCTATTGCTATCTCCTTGCTCTAGCATGCCAACCTACTGGCAT GTCAGTTTATTCTGTTGGTTGTGGGTTAGGAGGGAAGCTTGGCCATGGTTCACGAACTGATGAGAAATATCCTAAGTTAATAGAGGAATTCCGGAATTTAAACATACAGCCAGTGGTAGTTGCTGCTGGAGCGTGGCATGCTGCAGTTGTAGGCAAGGATGGACGTGTTTGCACCTGGGGATGGGGGCGTTATGGTTGCTTGGGTCATGGTAATGAGGAATGTGAATCTGTTCCCAAGGTAGTTGAGGCTTTGAGTGGTGTGAAGGCTGTCCATGTAGCAACAGGGGATTACACAACATTTGTAGTATCAGATGAAGGTGATGTTTACTCGTTTGGATGCGGTGAATCGTCAAGTCTTGGTCACAACACTATAACTGAG GGTAACAACAGGCATACTAACGTACTTAGCCCTGAGTTGGTGACTTCTTTGAAAAGAGTTAACGAAAGGATGGTTCAAATCAGCCTTACGAACTCCATATACTGGAATGCACATACATTTGCACTCACAGATTCAGGGAAACTATATGCCTTCGGCGCAGGGGACAAAGGGCAGCTAGGTACCGAACTTGTTGCCCAGCAAAGCGAGAGGGGGACCCCAGAGCGGGTAGAAATTGACCTCAACTAG